A stretch of the Azorhizobium caulinodans ORS 571 genome encodes the following:
- a CDS encoding DUF3141 domain-containing protein has product MAGESATPAPLQPGTWGQPGHQAAPWSGVFAEAWSRAFTGTAPLPPGIGTLPAGPLVDYLVDAAQRSVLFIDLMRRRGNEQQDITSRPMATVLSFDHDVLVSGRALPRPINYFLSRIVPPPGAKVDPDKRPVVVVDPRAGQGPGIGGFKTQSEIGEALANGHPVYFIGFSAQPEPGQTFLDVVEGQVSFFERIVAMHPDAPRPFAIGNCQAGYQTLMVAMLRPDLFGPCMVAGSPMSYWQGVHGKNPMRYSGGLLGGSWLTALVSDLGRGKFDGTWLILNFDSLNPANWLWGKQYDLYAAVDTEAQRYLGFEKWWGDFITLNGDEIQFLVDELFIGDGLTRNEMRSSDGTVFDLRNIASPLIVFTSLGDNISPPPQTLGWILDLYKDVDAIHAEGRTIVYCLNQTVGHLAIFVSAKVGAKEDEEMVRLMDLIDCLPPGLYELVISPASEEEVKAGGHPWHSRFEARSLEDIRAFGRNSVEDDRAFAAVRRVSEINLSLYRTFLQPAVRALANPHMAELLFATNPLRLSYSLFADSNPFMKPVAKAAAEVTAARKPVPPDNPFLAVQKLWSDQISAGLDAFRDLRDRAVEQAFFGIYGSPVLQGMLGLNLDEKVRELPPTSPQKRAFLTQKMAEFRDRVDEGGFNEALVRSVLFVIAADRQLDERCAAALKETCLRLTQLSISDFKSLVRRQFYILLLEGIAAVEAIATLVPDGAARQSLLNDAAAVAGANGTLTIGEQQNIEKLAEVLGVAAPHSPAPVLPADTHRSAPSTLQIAPAGA; this is encoded by the coding sequence ATGGCCGGCGAATCCGCAACTCCTGCTCCGCTCCAGCCCGGAACGTGGGGCCAGCCAGGACATCAGGCCGCGCCGTGGAGCGGCGTCTTCGCCGAGGCGTGGAGCCGGGCTTTCACCGGCACGGCGCCGCTGCCGCCGGGGATCGGGACGCTGCCCGCGGGGCCGCTCGTGGACTATCTCGTGGACGCTGCGCAGCGCTCGGTCCTGTTCATCGACCTGATGCGTCGGCGCGGCAATGAGCAGCAGGACATCACCTCGCGCCCCATGGCGACCGTGCTCTCCTTCGATCATGACGTGCTGGTGAGCGGGCGGGCGCTGCCGCGGCCCATCAACTATTTCCTGTCCCGCATCGTGCCGCCGCCCGGCGCGAAGGTGGATCCCGACAAGCGTCCGGTGGTGGTGGTGGATCCCCGCGCCGGCCAGGGGCCGGGTATTGGCGGGTTCAAGACCCAGAGCGAAATCGGCGAGGCGCTGGCCAACGGCCATCCCGTCTATTTCATCGGTTTCTCGGCCCAGCCGGAGCCCGGCCAGACCTTCCTCGACGTGGTGGAGGGGCAGGTCTCCTTCTTCGAGCGCATCGTGGCCATGCACCCCGATGCCCCCCGGCCGTTTGCCATCGGCAACTGTCAGGCCGGCTACCAGACACTCATGGTGGCCATGCTGCGGCCCGACCTGTTCGGCCCCTGCATGGTGGCCGGCTCGCCCATGTCCTATTGGCAGGGCGTCCACGGCAAGAATCCCATGCGCTATTCCGGCGGCCTGCTGGGCGGCTCGTGGCTCACCGCGCTGGTGAGCGATCTTGGGCGCGGCAAGTTCGACGGCACCTGGCTGATCCTCAACTTCGACAGCCTCAATCCGGCCAACTGGCTGTGGGGTAAGCAATACGATCTCTATGCGGCGGTCGATACCGAGGCACAGCGCTATCTGGGTTTCGAAAAGTGGTGGGGCGACTTCATCACCCTCAACGGCGACGAGATCCAGTTCCTGGTGGACGAACTGTTCATCGGCGACGGGCTCACGCGCAACGAGATGCGCTCCAGCGACGGGACGGTGTTCGACCTGCGCAACATCGCCTCGCCGCTGATCGTGTTCACGTCCCTCGGCGACAATATCAGCCCGCCGCCCCAGACGCTTGGCTGGATCCTCGACCTCTACAAGGACGTGGACGCCATCCACGCGGAGGGGCGCACCATCGTTTACTGCCTGAACCAGACGGTCGGCCATCTCGCCATCTTCGTGTCTGCCAAGGTGGGGGCGAAGGAGGACGAGGAGATGGTCCGATTGATGGACCTCATCGACTGCCTGCCGCCGGGCCTCTATGAACTTGTCATCTCGCCTGCCTCCGAAGAGGAGGTGAAGGCTGGCGGCCATCCCTGGCACAGCCGCTTCGAAGCGCGCAGCCTTGAGGACATCCGTGCCTTCGGCCGCAACAGCGTGGAGGACGACCGGGCCTTCGCAGCGGTGCGTCGGGTCTCGGAGATCAACCTGTCCCTTTATCGCACCTTCCTCCAGCCGGCGGTGCGGGCGCTGGCCAATCCGCACATGGCCGAACTGCTGTTCGCCACCAATCCGCTGCGCCTCAGCTACAGCCTTTTTGCGGACTCGAACCCGTTCATGAAGCCGGTTGCCAAAGCTGCGGCCGAGGTGACGGCAGCGCGCAAGCCGGTGCCGCCGGACAATCCCTTTCTCGCCGTCCAGAAGCTGTGGTCCGACCAGATCAGTGCCGGGCTCGATGCTTTCCGGGACTTGCGCGACCGCGCGGTCGAGCAGGCCTTCTTCGGCATTTACGGCTCGCCGGTGCTTCAGGGCATGCTGGGCTTGAACCTTGACGAGAAGGTGCGCGAGCTGCCGCCGACCAGCCCGCAAAAGCGCGCCTTCCTCACGCAGAAGATGGCCGAGTTCCGCGACCGCGTGGACGAGGGCGGGTTCAACGAAGCCCTGGTGCGGTCCGTCCTGTTCGTCATCGCCGCCGACCGGCAGTTGGACGAACGCTGTGCCGCGGCGCTGAAAGAAACGTGCCTGCGGCTGACGCAGCTTTCCATCTCGGATTTCAAGAGCCTGGTGCGCCGGCAGTTCTACATCCTGCTGCTCGAGGGCATCGCTGCGGTCGAAGCCATCGCGACCCTCGTGCCCGACGGCGCCGCGCGACAGAGCCTCCTGAACGACGCTGCCGCAGTGGCGGGGGCCAACGGCACGCTCACCATCGGCGAGCAACAGAACATCGAGAAGCTGGCCGAGGTGCTGGGCGTTGCCGCGCCACACTCCCCCGCGCCGGTGCTGCCGGCCGACACGCACCGGTCCGCCCCCTCGACGCTTCAGATCGCGCCCGCCGGCGCCTGA
- a CDS encoding bifunctional enoyl-CoA hydratase/phosphate acetyltransferase produces the protein MPIITNRAFEDIRPGDAASVSRTLTPGDLRAWATAFGDAGLVAGIGPGQAATGIASSLFAALAGSALPGPGAIIRSAAVTVHGPLPADHLLNVDLTVREARAADKVLILDARLADRDGVAIATGVLEVAAPQASVRVEIPEHRLDCLLDQCRTLEPMPTAVVHPLSLDALAGAIDAAAAGLIVPVLYGPESGIRSLAETGKFDLSGCRIIATSGEEDSAARAAAAAGAGEVQALMKGSLHTDVLLHAVMQKEAGLRTGRLLSHCALIAMPTYARRVVVTDAALNIAPDTDQKRDICQNAIGFARALGVAVPKVAVLAAVEMVRTKMTATLDGAILAKMADRRQIVGGIVDGPLDLDAAVDAEAARVKHIVSPVAGAADVLLAPNIEAGNMVYKNVSFMADAQTAGLVVGARVPVMLTSRADTAAARLFSAATAALYADALAREPEAILPATAD, from the coding sequence ATGCCGATCATCACGAACCGCGCGTTCGAGGACATCCGTCCCGGTGACGCCGCCTCCGTGTCGCGCACACTCACCCCCGGTGATCTCAGGGCCTGGGCAACCGCCTTCGGCGATGCCGGTTTGGTCGCAGGCATCGGTCCCGGACAGGCGGCAACGGGCATCGCCTCATCCCTTTTCGCCGCGCTGGCCGGCTCGGCCCTGCCCGGGCCGGGCGCGATCATCCGGTCGGCGGCAGTGACGGTGCATGGGCCGCTGCCCGCCGACCATCTCTTGAACGTCGACCTCACGGTGCGCGAGGCCCGCGCCGCCGACAAGGTTCTGATCCTCGACGCCCGGCTCGCCGACCGCGATGGCGTGGCGATCGCCACCGGGGTGCTCGAAGTGGCGGCGCCCCAGGCATCCGTGCGGGTCGAGATTCCGGAGCACCGCCTGGACTGCCTGCTGGACCAGTGCCGGACCCTCGAGCCCATGCCCACCGCCGTCGTGCATCCTCTGAGCCTTGATGCCCTCGCAGGGGCCATCGATGCGGCAGCCGCCGGGCTGATCGTACCGGTGCTGTATGGACCCGAAAGCGGCATCCGCAGCCTTGCCGAGACCGGCAAGTTCGACCTCTCCGGTTGCCGCATCATCGCCACCAGCGGCGAGGAGGACTCGGCCGCGAGGGCTGCCGCAGCGGCCGGCGCCGGCGAGGTGCAGGCACTCATGAAAGGCAGCCTGCATACCGACGTTCTGCTCCATGCGGTGATGCAGAAAGAGGCGGGGCTGCGCACGGGGCGGCTGCTGAGCCATTGCGCCCTCATCGCCATGCCCACCTATGCCCGGCGGGTGGTCGTGACCGATGCGGCGCTCAACATCGCGCCCGACACCGACCAGAAGCGCGACATCTGCCAGAACGCCATCGGGTTCGCCCGGGCGCTCGGCGTGGCGGTCCCGAAGGTGGCCGTGCTCGCCGCCGTGGAGATGGTCCGCACCAAGATGACGGCCACGCTGGACGGCGCCATCCTCGCCAAGATGGCCGATCGCCGCCAGATCGTGGGCGGCATCGTCGATGGCCCCCTCGATCTCGACGCCGCCGTGGACGCCGAGGCGGCCCGCGTAAAGCACATCGTCTCGCCGGTGGCCGGCGCGGCGGATGTGCTGCTGGCGCCCAACATCGAGGCTGGCAACATGGTCTACAAGAACGTCTCCTTCATGGCGGACGCGCAGACCGCCGGCCTGGTTGTGGGCGCCAGGGTGCCGGTGATGCTGACCAGCCGCGCCGACACGGCCGCTGCGCGCCTGTTCTCGGCCGCCACCGCCGCTCTCTATGCCGACGCTTTGGCCCGCGAGCCCGAGGCCATCCTGCCGGCAACCGCAGACTGA
- a CDS encoding acetate/propionate family kinase: MTDAVLVVNSGSTSLKFAAYAAGADAVPPLLCRGVVDSMTSDPHFIAKAPDGTPIDAHEWGEGQNLGHGRALSFIIQWLEQHEANIKVVAAGHRVVLGGTRFEGPVRITPEVLDYLDGLSAMEPSHQAYNVRGARELAQDFPGLPQVAMFDTSFHRSMPEVAQVYALPAELRDTGVRHWGYHGISYDYISRQVPKYVPDARRVIVAHLGGGASMCAMLDGRSMETTMAFAGLTGLPMATRSGDVPADVLFYLLKTQGHDVASLEKLLYGKSGLLGLSGVTGDMRQLQDSKDPAAVLAVDAFVYAMTKFTGAYAAVLGGLDALVFTAGIGENSPIVRAALCARLEWLGVKLDPAANTANGPRISATDSRVGVFVIPTNEELMIAQHTLALLQTA; the protein is encoded by the coding sequence ATGACCGATGCTGTCCTGGTGGTGAATTCCGGCTCGACAAGTCTCAAGTTCGCGGCTTATGCGGCGGGCGCCGACGCTGTGCCGCCGCTGCTCTGCCGCGGCGTGGTGGACAGCATGACGAGCGATCCCCACTTCATCGCCAAGGCGCCGGACGGCACACCGATCGATGCCCATGAATGGGGGGAAGGCCAAAACCTCGGCCATGGTCGGGCGTTGTCCTTCATCATCCAATGGCTGGAGCAGCACGAGGCCAACATCAAGGTGGTGGCGGCCGGGCACCGGGTGGTGCTGGGCGGCACCCGCTTCGAGGGGCCGGTGCGCATCACCCCGGAGGTGCTTGACTATCTGGACGGGCTTTCCGCCATGGAGCCGTCCCACCAAGCCTATAACGTGCGGGGCGCACGTGAACTGGCGCAGGACTTCCCCGGCCTGCCGCAGGTGGCGATGTTCGACACATCGTTCCACCGTTCCATGCCGGAGGTGGCGCAGGTCTATGCCCTGCCCGCCGAGCTCCGCGACACCGGCGTGCGCCACTGGGGCTATCATGGCATCTCGTACGACTACATCAGTCGGCAGGTTCCCAAATACGTGCCGGACGCACGGCGGGTGATCGTCGCCCATCTCGGCGGCGGAGCCTCCATGTGCGCCATGCTGGATGGTCGCAGCATGGAGACCACCATGGCCTTCGCCGGCCTCACCGGCCTGCCCATGGCCACGCGCTCGGGCGACGTGCCCGCCGACGTCCTCTTTTATCTTCTCAAGACGCAGGGCCATGACGTCGCAAGCCTCGAGAAGCTGCTGTACGGCAAGTCCGGCCTCCTCGGCCTGTCCGGTGTCACCGGCGACATGCGCCAGCTTCAGGACAGCAAGGATCCTGCGGCGGTGCTGGCGGTGGATGCCTTCGTCTATGCCATGACCAAATTCACGGGCGCCTATGCGGCGGTGCTGGGCGGCCTCGACGCCCTCGTCTTCACCGCGGGCATCGGCGAGAACTCGCCCATCGTGCGCGCCGCTCTCTGCGCCCGGCTGGAGTGGCTGGGCGTGAAGCTCGACCCGGCAGCCAACACCGCGAACGGGCCGCGCATCTCGGCGACCGACAGCCGGGTGGGGGTCTTCGTCATCCCCACGAATGAGGAGCTGATGATCGCGCAACACACGCTGGCTCTGTTGCAGACCGCCTGA
- a CDS encoding plasma-membrane proton-efflux P-type ATPase produces the protein MSQSVAAAPAISGRTPPAKAKPADGGSSRLDADAIAAKFAELSSSPQGLSSADAARLHQTYGPNTIAAHEESRWSKLLGYFWGPIPWMIEAAALLSLIRLDWPDFIVVMGLLLYNAVVGFWQDSKAASALAALKKGLALKARVLRDGNWITVDTSDLVPGDVVSISGGETLPADLILTEGKYLSVDQAALTGESLPVSKSVGDSGYSGSIVRQGAMTALITATGNATFFGRTAKLVASAGAKSHAEKAVIQMGDFLIILSAALALLLVVAQVHRDIVAEGHWEWAHAGAIVQLVLVLLVASVPVATPAVMSVTMALGALALSKQQAIVSRLSAIEELAGVDVLCSDKTGTLTMNQLTLQPPIPWGSAAPDELILGAALASQKQSADAIDKAVLAGLKDPKVLDQYRQVDFTPFDPVSKKTAAAVAGPDGKTVHYAKGAPQVIAALCGLGPDGGNAYFDAVAKLAHDGTRALGVARSDDGTHWTLLGLLPMLDPPRPDAAATIAHAQKLGIAVKMVTGDDVAIGSEISRQLGLGDHLLVAGEVFGEDANPEHIAIDAVRAVEVADGFGRVFPAHKFEIVKALQEGGHIVAMTGDGVNDAPALKQADCGVAVSGATDAARSAAALILTAPGLSTIIAAIMEARAIFERITSYIYYRIAMTLNIMLVVVLTYLVYNFMPLTAIMIVVMALLDDIPIMTIAYDNVKVQDRPVRWNMHRIISFSTVMGIMALVQSFGIVMLGMFWMKSPGLTAILPMDQAHVQTMLFLQLAAGGHLLFFVSRVQGTLFKPPYPSLPVMGAVMGTQVFAIFMCAFGWFMPALPWLLIGIVWVYCLVWTLIMDLVKLLYFHMVDRRDRQRSIIDSSIGPAMPH, from the coding sequence ATGTCACAGAGCGTTGCCGCCGCACCCGCCATCTCGGGACGCACCCCACCGGCAAAAGCGAAGCCCGCGGACGGCGGATCTTCGCGGCTCGATGCCGATGCCATCGCCGCCAAATTCGCAGAACTCAGTTCCTCGCCGCAGGGACTGAGTTCCGCCGACGCTGCCCGACTGCATCAGACATACGGCCCCAACACCATCGCCGCACATGAGGAGAGCCGCTGGAGCAAGCTGCTCGGCTATTTCTGGGGTCCCATTCCCTGGATGATCGAAGCGGCGGCGCTGCTCTCGCTGATCCGGCTCGACTGGCCCGACTTTATCGTCGTGATGGGCCTGTTGCTCTACAACGCCGTCGTCGGCTTCTGGCAGGACAGCAAGGCCGCAAGTGCGCTTGCAGCGCTGAAGAAGGGCCTCGCGCTGAAGGCCCGCGTGCTGCGGGATGGCAACTGGATCACGGTCGACACCAGCGATCTGGTACCCGGCGATGTGGTGAGCATCTCCGGCGGTGAGACGCTGCCGGCCGATCTGATCCTGACCGAAGGCAAGTATCTCTCCGTCGATCAGGCCGCGCTGACGGGCGAATCGCTGCCGGTTTCCAAGTCGGTCGGCGATAGCGGCTATTCCGGCTCCATCGTGCGTCAGGGCGCGATGACCGCGCTCATCACCGCGACCGGCAACGCCACCTTCTTCGGCCGCACCGCGAAGCTCGTCGCCTCCGCCGGCGCCAAGTCGCATGCGGAGAAGGCGGTCATCCAGATGGGTGACTTCCTGATCATCCTCTCGGCGGCGCTGGCGCTGCTGCTCGTCGTCGCGCAGGTCCACCGCGACATCGTCGCCGAAGGGCACTGGGAATGGGCCCATGCGGGCGCCATCGTCCAGCTCGTTCTCGTCCTGCTGGTCGCCTCGGTGCCGGTGGCGACGCCGGCGGTGATGTCCGTCACCATGGCGCTGGGTGCGCTGGCCCTGTCGAAGCAGCAGGCCATCGTCTCCCGTCTATCCGCGATCGAGGAACTGGCTGGCGTCGACGTGCTGTGCTCGGACAAGACCGGCACGCTGACCATGAACCAGCTCACGCTCCAGCCCCCGATCCCCTGGGGGTCGGCGGCACCGGACGAACTGATCCTGGGCGCGGCTCTCGCCTCGCAGAAGCAGAGCGCCGACGCCATCGACAAGGCGGTGCTGGCGGGCCTCAAGGACCCGAAGGTGCTCGACCAATATCGACAGGTCGACTTCACGCCCTTCGACCCCGTCAGCAAGAAGACCGCTGCCGCCGTGGCCGGACCGGACGGGAAGACCGTGCATTATGCGAAGGGAGCGCCGCAGGTCATCGCGGCGCTGTGCGGGCTCGGCCCCGATGGCGGAAACGCCTATTTCGATGCAGTCGCGAAGTTGGCCCACGATGGCACGCGCGCGCTCGGCGTGGCGCGCTCCGACGACGGCACGCACTGGACCCTGCTCGGCCTGCTGCCGATGCTCGATCCGCCGCGCCCCGATGCTGCGGCGACCATTGCACATGCGCAGAAACTCGGCATCGCCGTGAAGATGGTGACCGGGGACGATGTGGCCATCGGCAGCGAGATTTCCCGCCAGCTCGGCCTCGGCGACCACTTGCTGGTCGCCGGCGAAGTGTTTGGAGAGGACGCCAATCCCGAGCACATCGCCATCGACGCGGTCCGGGCGGTGGAAGTGGCGGATGGCTTCGGCCGCGTCTTCCCGGCGCACAAGTTCGAGATCGTGAAGGCGCTGCAGGAAGGTGGCCACATCGTCGCCATGACGGGCGACGGCGTCAACGACGCACCGGCACTGAAGCAGGCCGATTGCGGCGTGGCGGTATCGGGCGCCACGGATGCGGCACGCAGCGCGGCGGCGCTGATCCTCACGGCGCCGGGCCTGTCGACCATCATCGCGGCGATCATGGAGGCGCGCGCCATCTTCGAGCGCATCACCAGCTACATTTACTACCGCATCGCGATGACGCTCAACATCATGCTCGTCGTGGTGCTGACCTATCTCGTCTATAATTTCATGCCGCTTACCGCGATCATGATCGTCGTCATGGCGTTGCTGGACGACATCCCGATCATGACGATCGCCTATGACAACGTGAAGGTTCAGGATCGGCCGGTGCGCTGGAACATGCACCGGATCATCTCCTTCTCCACTGTCATGGGCATCATGGCTCTGGTGCAGAGCTTCGGCATCGTCATGCTCGGCATGTTCTGGATGAAGAGCCCGGGACTGACCGCCATCCTGCCCATGGACCAGGCGCATGTGCAGACTATGCTGTTCCTTCAGTTGGCGGCGGGGGGCCACCTCCTGTTCTTCGTCTCGCGGGTGCAGGGCACGCTGTTCAAGCCGCCCTATCCGAGCCTGCCGGTGATGGGCGCGGTGATGGGCACACAGGTGTTCGCCATCTTCATGTGCGCGTTCGGCTGGTTCATGCCGGCGCTGCCGTGGCTGCTGATCGGCATCGTTTGGGTCTACTGCCTGGTGTGGACGCTCATCATGGATCTGGTGAAGCTGCTCTATTTCCACATGGTCGACCGGCGAGACCGGCAACGCAGCATCATCGACAGCTCGATCGGCCCGGCCATGCCGCATTGA
- the mgtA gene encoding magnesium-translocating P-type ATPase, whose product MNTVVKPASLKAERLDSRKLSMRAVVEARNDVDMTLANMNARLDGLTFAEAERRLAASGPNEVARDRRPPAVIQFLLAFKNPFIAVLILLAAINSVTDIILPLRKGEDPDYTTVTIILTMVMLSALLRFWQEYRSGNAADALKAMVRTTATVIRRASPTSGPEIREIPMAQIVTGDIIRLSAGDMIPADIRLVESRDLFVSQAALTGEALPVEKYDTLGAVAKKSAGAAAGEQTGLLDLPSICFMGTNVVSGTATAVVVATGTHTYFGSLAKTIVGSRAETAFDRGVNSVSWLLIRFMLVMAPVVFLINGLTKGDWMEAFLFALAVAVGLTPEMLPMIVSSNLAKGAVAMARHKVVVKRLNAIQNFGAMDVLCTDKTGTLTQDKIILEHHVDIEGKPDDDVLRFAWLNSHHQSGVRNLMDQAVVHFAERAPEVLHSVMSYGKVEELPFDFVRRRLSVILEDRWGRQLLICKGSVEEMLAISTRVRDGETTRVLAEPERDRLLALARAYNADGFRVLVVATREIPDGASKSHYTIDDERDLVVQGFLTFLDPPKETAGPALAALAAHGVTVKVLTGDNEVVTAKICREVGLDPGLPLLGREIEQLDDAALRLAVEQRTIFAKLTPLQKSRVLTALQANGHTVGFLGDGINDAPALRDADVGISVDSGTDIAKESADIILLEKSLMVLEEGVVRGRETFGNIIKYLNMTASSNFGNVFSVLVASAFLPFLPMLAIHLLIQNLMYDISQLSLPWDRMDEEFLRKPRKWDARNIGRFMIWMGPTSSIFDITTFALMWFVFAANTPEQQSLFQSGWFIEGLLSQTLVVHMLRTQKIPFIQTRAALPVMLMTGLVCALGIYIPFSPLGAMVGLQPLPWQYFPWLAATLLSYCLLAQGMKTFYIRRFRQWL is encoded by the coding sequence ATGAATACTGTCGTGAAACCCGCCTCGCTGAAGGCCGAGAGGCTGGACAGCCGCAAGCTGTCGATGCGGGCGGTCGTCGAGGCCCGGAACGACGTCGACATGACGCTGGCCAATATGAACGCACGCCTCGACGGCCTGACCTTTGCTGAGGCGGAGCGACGGCTGGCCGCGTCCGGACCGAACGAGGTGGCGCGTGATCGGCGGCCGCCCGCGGTCATCCAGTTCCTGCTGGCGTTCAAGAACCCTTTCATCGCGGTTTTGATCCTGCTGGCCGCGATCAATTCGGTGACCGACATCATCTTGCCGCTCCGCAAGGGCGAAGATCCAGATTACACCACGGTGACGATCATTCTCACCATGGTGATGCTGAGTGCTCTCCTTCGCTTCTGGCAGGAATACCGGTCCGGCAACGCTGCCGATGCGCTGAAGGCGATGGTGCGGACCACGGCGACCGTGATACGCCGCGCGAGTCCCACGTCGGGACCCGAAATCCGCGAAATCCCGATGGCGCAGATCGTCACGGGCGACATCATTCGACTGTCGGCTGGCGACATGATCCCGGCCGACATCCGGCTCGTCGAGTCGCGAGACCTGTTCGTCAGCCAGGCGGCGTTGACCGGCGAGGCGCTGCCGGTCGAGAAGTACGATACGCTGGGCGCCGTCGCCAAGAAATCAGCCGGGGCCGCCGCCGGCGAACAGACCGGGCTGCTCGATCTGCCGAGCATCTGCTTCATGGGCACGAACGTGGTCTCGGGAACGGCCACCGCCGTCGTCGTGGCGACCGGTACGCACACCTATTTCGGTTCGCTCGCGAAGACGATCGTCGGATCGCGGGCGGAGACGGCGTTCGACCGCGGCGTCAACAGCGTCAGCTGGCTGTTGATCCGCTTCATGCTGGTGATGGCGCCCGTCGTTTTTCTGATCAACGGCCTGACCAAGGGCGACTGGATGGAGGCGTTTCTTTTCGCCCTGGCCGTCGCAGTCGGTCTGACGCCGGAAATGCTGCCGATGATCGTCTCGTCCAACCTCGCCAAGGGTGCCGTCGCGATGGCGCGGCACAAGGTGGTGGTGAAGCGCCTCAACGCCATCCAGAATTTCGGCGCGATGGACGTGCTGTGCACCGACAAGACCGGCACGCTGACACAAGATAAAATCATCCTGGAGCACCACGTCGACATCGAGGGCAAGCCGGACGACGACGTGCTTCGCTTTGCGTGGCTGAACAGCCACCACCAGAGCGGCGTCAGGAACCTCATGGACCAGGCCGTTGTCCATTTTGCCGAGCGTGCGCCCGAGGTCCTGCACTCGGTGATGTCCTACGGCAAGGTCGAAGAACTGCCTTTCGATTTCGTTCGGCGGCGACTGTCAGTCATCCTTGAGGACCGGTGGGGACGCCAGCTGCTGATCTGCAAGGGTTCGGTCGAGGAGATGCTGGCGATCTCGACACGCGTCCGGGACGGCGAGACGACACGGGTCCTCGCAGAGCCCGAACGCGATCGCCTGCTGGCCCTCGCCCGGGCCTACAACGCAGACGGTTTTCGCGTTCTTGTCGTCGCCACGCGCGAGATTCCGGACGGCGCATCCAAATCCCATTACACCATCGACGATGAGAGGGATCTCGTCGTCCAGGGCTTCCTCACCTTCCTCGATCCGCCGAAGGAGACGGCCGGGCCGGCCCTCGCCGCCCTCGCCGCCCATGGCGTGACGGTCAAGGTGCTGACCGGCGACAATGAGGTCGTCACCGCAAAGATCTGCCGCGAGGTCGGGCTGGATCCCGGTCTCCCGCTTCTGGGGCGGGAGATCGAGCAACTCGACGACGCCGCGCTGCGTCTTGCGGTCGAGCAGCGGACGATCTTCGCGAAGCTGACCCCGTTGCAGAAATCGCGCGTCCTGACCGCGCTGCAGGCCAACGGCCATACGGTGGGATTCCTGGGCGACGGCATCAATGACGCGCCTGCACTGCGCGACGCCGATGTCGGCATCTCGGTCGACAGCGGTACGGATATCGCCAAGGAATCCGCTGATATCATCCTTCTCGAGAAAAGCCTCATGGTCCTGGAGGAAGGCGTCGTCAGGGGGCGTGAGACCTTCGGAAATATCATCAAATATCTGAACATGACCGCCAGCTCGAACTTCGGCAACGTATTCTCGGTGCTGGTGGCGAGCGCCTTCCTTCCCTTCCTGCCGATGCTTGCGATCCATCTCCTGATCCAGAATCTGATGTACGATATCTCGCAACTGTCGTTGCCTTGGGATCGGATGGACGAGGAATTCCTCCGCAAGCCCCGCAAATGGGACGCCAGGAACATCGGGCGCTTCATGATCTGGATGGGACCGACGTCATCGATCTTTGACATCACGACCTTCGCGCTCATGTGGTTCGTCTTTGCAGCCAACACGCCGGAGCAACAGTCGCTGTTCCAGTCGGGCTGGTTCATCGAGGGCTTGCTGTCTCAAACACTGGTGGTGCACATGCTGCGCACGCAGAAGATCCCGTTCATCCAGACCCGTGCGGCGTTGCCGGTAATGCTCATGACGGGGCTCGTCTGCGCCCTTGGCATCTACATTCCGTTCTCGCCGCTCGGCGCCATGGTTGGGCTGCAGCCGCTGCCCTGGCAGTATTTCCCCTGGCTGGCCGCAACGCTGCTGAGCTACTGTCTTCTCGCCCAAGGCATGAAGACGTTCTACATCCGCCGCTTTCGCCAGTGGCTGTGA